A window from Rhizosphaericola mali encodes these proteins:
- a CDS encoding ABC transporter ATP-binding protein: protein MIQFQSFEKKYGKTLVIAVSKLKLTSKIYWIHGKNGSGKSTLLQSIAGMLRFNGDIKIEDYSLKKNPSLCKSWINYAPAEPRYPPFLSGKEIIQLYIQTKNGNIKNVDYLISELGMSNYMDLPISSYSSGMLKKVALVAAFTGDVKWILLDEPFNAIDQYSIEILSKWIQYFHKEKGIGFILTSHQGINIDLINGIEEMYIDNNEIKTTDDRNNETA, encoded by the coding sequence ATGATCCAATTCCAATCTTTTGAGAAAAAATATGGGAAAACCCTTGTAATTGCTGTTTCTAAATTAAAATTAACATCCAAAATTTATTGGATTCATGGGAAAAATGGTTCGGGTAAAAGTACTTTGCTTCAGTCAATAGCCGGGATGCTTCGATTCAATGGAGATATTAAGATAGAAGATTATTCTTTGAAAAAAAATCCAAGTTTATGTAAATCTTGGATCAATTATGCTCCTGCTGAACCCAGATATCCACCTTTCCTTTCAGGAAAGGAAATTATCCAACTATATATACAAACCAAAAATGGAAATATAAAAAATGTTGATTACTTAATATCAGAGTTGGGTATGTCCAATTACATGGATTTGCCAATTTCTTCTTATTCAAGCGGTATGTTGAAAAAAGTGGCACTTGTTGCGGCTTTTACAGGAGATGTAAAGTGGATTTTACTGGATGAACCCTTCAATGCGATCGATCAATATTCTATAGAAATATTATCCAAATGGATCCAATATTTTCATAAAGAGAAAGGAATTGGTTTCATTTTGACGTCTCATCAAGGTATTAATATTGACCTGATAAATGGGATTGAGGAAATGTATATTGATAATAACGAAATAAAAACAACTGATGACCGTAACAACGAAACTGCTTAA
- a CDS encoding GNAT family N-acetyltransferase: MEQQNINQSNIIVRVATSDDKHYAQEIVDEMFLSAQARGTGIAKRTPEYVAHKMEEGKAVIAHDDFGKWAGFCYIEEWSHGKFVANSGLIVSPHFRKHGVAKKIKHAIFQLSRTKYPKAKIFGLTSGMAVMKINSELGYEPVTYSELTNDEDFWKGCRNCVNYDILTAKNRTNCICTAMLYDPEDHYTPEETMENFEEKKGEYERLLKFKKAWFLKPFLKKDKKTGGGNAPKHKALLHDLYH; encoded by the coding sequence GTGGAACAGCAAAATATCAATCAGTCTAATATAATTGTTCGTGTAGCAACCTCAGATGATAAGCACTATGCTCAGGAAATCGTTGATGAAATGTTTCTATCCGCACAAGCGCGTGGTACAGGTATTGCTAAGCGTACTCCAGAATATGTAGCTCATAAAATGGAAGAAGGCAAGGCCGTCATCGCACATGACGATTTCGGTAAATGGGCTGGCTTCTGTTATATAGAAGAATGGAGTCATGGTAAATTTGTGGCAAATAGTGGCTTGATCGTATCTCCTCACTTTAGAAAACATGGAGTAGCAAAAAAAATCAAACACGCAATATTTCAACTATCCAGAACAAAATATCCAAAAGCAAAAATTTTTGGTTTGACTTCCGGCATGGCAGTAATGAAGATCAATTCCGAATTGGGTTACGAACCTGTAACGTATTCTGAATTAACCAATGACGAAGACTTTTGGAAAGGTTGTCGGAACTGTGTAAATTATGACATCTTAACCGCGAAAAACAGAACGAATTGTATCTGCACGGCGATGTTATATGATCCAGAAGATCATTACACACCAGAAGAAACTATGGAAAATTTTGAAGAGAAAAAAGGCGAATACGAAAGACTTTTGAAATTCAAAAAAGCTTGGTTTCTCAAACCATTTTTGAAAAAAGACAAAAAAACAGGTGGTGGCAATGCTCCCAAACATAAAGCACTGCTCCACGACTTATATCATTAA
- the argG gene encoding argininosuccinate synthase encodes MAKSIVLGFSGGLDTSFCVKYLHEDLGYDVHSVIVNTGGFSQEELEAIEKHAYYLGVKTHKTVDAVKGYYDRIIKYLVFGNVLKNNTYPLSVSAERLIQAIHIAEYAKELGAEAVAHGSTGAGNDQVRFDMVFDIELPGVKILTPIRDLSLTREQEIEFLKKKGVTDMNFEKNKYSINKGLWGTSVGGVQTLKSREFLPDEAWPTQITKTNPEEVKLTFEKGELVGINGQKYDHPTEAIQALQAIAGPFGIGRDIHIGDTIIGIKGRVGFEAAAPVIIIKAHHSLEKYVLTKWQLSLKDNLSSFYGNYLHEGQILDPVMRDIEAFFASSQNHVTGDVFVKLYPHYFQVEGIESKYDLMSAKFGAYGEVNKGWTGEDVRGFSKIFGNQLAIYKSVEEDAEK; translated from the coding sequence ATGGCAAAATCAATTGTTTTAGGATTTAGTGGAGGCTTAGATACTTCCTTTTGTGTGAAATATTTGCATGAAGATTTGGGTTATGATGTGCATAGCGTTATCGTAAATACTGGCGGTTTCAGTCAAGAAGAATTGGAAGCAATCGAGAAACACGCGTATTATTTGGGTGTAAAAACACACAAAACGGTAGATGCTGTAAAAGGTTATTACGACCGCATCATAAAATATTTGGTTTTCGGTAATGTATTGAAAAACAATACTTATCCATTGAGCGTGAGTGCTGAACGTTTGATCCAAGCAATTCATATTGCAGAATATGCCAAAGAATTGGGTGCAGAAGCCGTTGCGCACGGAAGTACTGGCGCTGGTAATGACCAAGTTCGTTTTGATATGGTTTTCGATATTGAATTACCTGGCGTAAAAATCTTGACGCCTATTCGTGATCTTTCTTTGACACGCGAACAAGAAATTGAATTCTTGAAAAAGAAAGGCGTTACGGATATGAATTTTGAAAAAAATAAATATTCGATCAATAAAGGTCTTTGGGGTACAAGCGTTGGCGGTGTACAAACATTGAAATCTCGTGAATTTTTACCCGATGAAGCTTGGCCTACACAAATCACAAAAACAAATCCTGAAGAAGTAAAATTGACTTTTGAAAAAGGAGAATTGGTTGGAATCAATGGGCAAAAATACGATCATCCGACAGAAGCGATCCAAGCTTTGCAAGCCATTGCTGGGCCTTTCGGTATTGGTCGTGATATTCATATAGGAGATACGATTATTGGTATAAAAGGCCGTGTAGGTTTCGAAGCAGCTGCGCCGGTGATCATCATCAAAGCGCACCATTCTTTAGAAAAATATGTATTGACGAAATGGCAATTGTCCTTGAAAGATAATTTGTCTTCATTCTACGGTAATTATTTGCATGAAGGACAGATTTTGGATCCGGTAATGCGTGATATTGAAGCATTTTTTGCTAGTTCGCAAAATCATGTTACAGGTGATGTTTTCGTAAAATTGTATCCTCATTATTTCCAAGTGGAAGGTATCGAATCTAAATACGATCTAATGAGTGCAAAATTTGGAGCTTACGGTGAAGTGAATAAAGGTTGGACTGGTGAAGACGTTCGTGGTTTCAGTAAAATATTCGGAAATCAATTGGCGATCTACAAGTCCGTGGAAGAAGATGCTGAGAAATAA
- a CDS encoding Fic family protein produces MIQVENFQSGQFSQGLKYKYFVPTYIDDQWHWDDPVINDLNEKAAMKLGELNAFSRFVPNIDLFIQLHVTKEAVVSSKIEGTQTNMDEALLPESEINPERRNDWKEVNNYIKAMNVAIDDLKSLPLSGRLLRNIHAILLDSVRGEFKTPGAYRRSQNWIGGASLADARFIPPHHDLVHDLMGDLEKFLHNDEIHMPELVRIAIAHYQFETIHPFLDGNGRIGRLLITLYLVSRDILDKPLLYLSTFFEKEKSLYYSNLTNVREQHDMCQWIKYFLIGIEKTATQAVDTLKEVLDLKVQKEEIIHSQFGRRISSASKLLNELFIHPIITVEEAKKITQLSYKATNDLITVMIQHSILREITGQSRNRIFVFDAYLTAFNN; encoded by the coding sequence ATGATACAAGTAGAAAATTTCCAATCTGGACAATTTAGTCAGGGATTAAAATATAAATATTTCGTACCGACATATATAGATGACCAGTGGCACTGGGATGATCCTGTCATTAATGATCTAAATGAAAAGGCGGCAATGAAGTTGGGCGAACTAAATGCTTTTTCTCGTTTTGTTCCGAATATTGATTTATTTATCCAGTTACATGTTACTAAAGAAGCAGTAGTTTCTAGTAAAATAGAAGGCACACAGACCAATATGGATGAAGCTTTACTGCCTGAATCCGAAATTAATCCGGAAAGACGCAATGATTGGAAAGAAGTAAATAATTATATCAAAGCGATGAATGTTGCCATTGATGATTTGAAAAGTTTGCCATTATCTGGACGTTTACTAAGAAATATTCATGCAATACTTCTTGATAGTGTACGAGGCGAGTTTAAAACTCCAGGAGCCTATCGTCGGAGTCAGAATTGGATTGGTGGTGCATCGCTGGCAGATGCAAGGTTCATACCTCCTCATCATGATTTGGTACATGATCTGATGGGTGATCTTGAGAAATTTTTACATAATGATGAAATTCATATGCCAGAATTAGTGAGGATTGCAATTGCGCATTATCAATTTGAAACTATTCATCCCTTTTTAGATGGAAATGGGCGTATTGGTAGGCTTTTAATAACACTGTACTTGGTCAGCCGAGATATATTGGATAAGCCATTGCTGTATTTGTCAACATTTTTTGAGAAGGAAAAATCTTTGTACTACTCCAATCTTACAAATGTGAGAGAACAACATGATATGTGTCAATGGATTAAATATTTTCTAATTGGGATAGAAAAAACAGCTACTCAAGCAGTAGATACTTTAAAAGAAGTACTCGATTTAAAGGTACAGAAAGAAGAAATTATACATTCTCAATTTGGTCGACGTATTAGTTCAGCATCGAAATTATTAAATGAATTATTTATCCATCCAATAATCACTGTAGAGGAAGCAAAAAAGATTACACAATTAAGTTATAAGGCAACTAATGATTTGATAACCGTAATGATACAACATAGTATCTTGAGAGAAATAACAGGTCAAAGCCGAAACCGGATTTTTGTATTTGATGCATATCTAACAGCATTTAATAATTAA
- the argC gene encoding N-acetyl-gamma-glutamyl-phosphate reductase, with protein sequence MIKVGIIGGAGYTGGEMLRILLRHPDVEISFVHSTSNAGNPIADVHQDLFGETALQFTGELNNPVDNVDVLFLCVGHGDARKFLEANPVADSVKIIDLSQDFRLSSLATIGDKSFVYGLPELNKTAIQKANNIANPGCFATALQLGLLPLASAGLLDEVYTTGITGSTGAGQKLAATSHFSYRDNNISAYKTLEHQHLKEIYQSLHQLQDSFPSQPAFVTQNEDEKISFVPWRGDFPRGIYISSTVTLRKSLDEIQALYKDFYKDAAMTFVSDKPIFLKQVVNTSKCLIYLEKVGSKLVIHSIIDNLLKGASGQAVQNMNLMFGLEETAGLKLKGSFF encoded by the coding sequence ATGATTAAAGTTGGAATTATAGGTGGTGCGGGATATACGGGTGGTGAAATGTTACGCATTTTACTACGTCATCCTGATGTGGAAATAAGTTTTGTACATAGTACGAGCAATGCGGGCAATCCGATTGCCGATGTCCATCAAGACCTATTTGGAGAAACAGCACTACAATTTACAGGCGAATTGAATAATCCTGTGGATAATGTAGACGTATTGTTTTTGTGCGTGGGACATGGAGATGCACGCAAATTTTTGGAAGCGAATCCGGTAGCGGATTCCGTGAAGATTATTGATCTTTCCCAAGATTTTCGTTTGTCATCCTTAGCAACTATTGGAGATAAATCATTTGTGTATGGTCTTCCTGAATTGAATAAAACAGCTATTCAAAAAGCCAATAATATTGCGAATCCAGGCTGTTTTGCGACTGCTTTACAATTGGGATTGTTGCCTTTGGCTTCTGCAGGTTTGTTAGACGAAGTGTACACAACAGGAATTACGGGCTCAACTGGTGCCGGTCAGAAATTGGCGGCGACTTCTCATTTTTCCTATCGTGACAATAATATTTCCGCTTACAAAACATTGGAACATCAACATTTGAAAGAAATCTATCAATCTTTGCACCAGTTGCAAGATAGTTTTCCATCGCAACCAGCTTTTGTTACGCAGAATGAAGATGAAAAGATTAGTTTTGTGCCTTGGCGTGGTGATTTTCCAAGAGGCATTTATATTAGTTCGACTGTAACTTTGCGTAAATCTTTGGATGAAATTCAAGCTTTGTACAAGGATTTTTATAAAGATGCGGCAATGACATTTGTCAGCGACAAACCTATTTTTCTTAAACAAGTCGTCAATACTTCTAAATGTTTGATTTATTTGGAAAAAGTCGGTTCGAAATTGGTGATTCATAGTATCATAGATAATTTGTTGAAAGGCGCATCAGGACAAGCAGTTCAGAATATGAATTTAATGTTTGGACTAGAAGAAACAGCGGGGTTGAAGTTGAAGGGGAGTTTTTTTTAG
- a CDS encoding four helix bundle protein: MQDYKKLKVWEKSHSFTLEIYRVTKLFPKDETFGLTSQLKRAASSIPANIAEGCGKYSSKELAHFLNIALGSSNESEYFLI; this comes from the coding sequence ATGCAAGATTACAAGAAGTTAAAAGTATGGGAGAAAAGTCATTCTTTTACTTTGGAAATTTATCGAGTAACTAAACTTTTTCCAAAAGATGAAACTTTTGGACTTACGTCTCAATTAAAAAGAGCAGCGAGTTCAATACCGGCAAATATTGCAGAGGGCTGTGGTAAATATTCCTCAAAAGAATTAGCTCATTTCCTCAATATTGCACTTGGCTCTTCTAATGAATCAGAATATTTTTTGATTTAG
- a CDS encoding aspartate aminotransferase family protein, whose translation MELFKVYPLADLRIERANGSYLWDENGVQYLDMYGGHAVISIGHTHPHYLERIQNQLSKIGFWSNSVHIPIQEELAEKLGKISGKEDYQLFLVNSGAEANENALKLASFHTGRKRIVAFSHAFHGRTSLAVATTDNPKIIAPVNETDEVTFLPFNDVKALEDYFTKYGKETSSVIIEAIQGVGGIRIATDRFLQKIRTLCDSYGAVFIADEVQCGYGRSGMFYATDYAGINADIYTMAKGMGNGFPIGAISIAPQFKPSFGMLGTTFGGNPLACAAALAVLEVIENEGLIEKAKSRGTYLLNRLKAIDGIENVRGKGLMIGFDVPDEIKNLKKHLFDEFQVFTGEAKPNVIRLLPSLAISRKQVDEFIDALQESIVELKEVTEIN comes from the coding sequence ATGGAACTTTTCAAAGTATATCCACTTGCGGATTTAAGAATTGAAAGAGCAAATGGCTCTTATTTGTGGGACGAAAACGGTGTACAATATTTGGATATGTACGGCGGTCACGCGGTGATTAGTATTGGACATACGCATCCACATTATTTGGAACGTATCCAAAATCAATTAAGCAAAATTGGTTTTTGGTCCAATTCTGTGCATATTCCTATTCAAGAGGAGTTGGCAGAAAAATTAGGAAAAATAAGTGGAAAAGAAGACTATCAACTTTTCTTGGTGAATAGTGGAGCAGAAGCGAATGAAAATGCATTGAAACTAGCCTCTTTCCACACTGGAAGAAAACGTATAGTTGCCTTTTCACATGCTTTTCATGGTCGAACTTCATTGGCAGTTGCAACAACGGACAATCCGAAAATCATTGCTCCCGTTAACGAAACAGACGAAGTAACGTTCTTACCTTTCAATGACGTAAAAGCACTAGAAGATTATTTTACCAAATACGGTAAAGAAACGTCCTCTGTGATCATAGAAGCGATTCAAGGTGTTGGCGGTATTCGTATTGCGACGGATCGTTTTTTGCAAAAAATAAGAACACTTTGTGATAGTTATGGTGCCGTTTTTATTGCAGACGAAGTGCAATGTGGTTATGGTAGAAGCGGTATGTTTTATGCAACAGACTATGCGGGTATAAATGCAGATATTTATACGATGGCAAAAGGTATGGGCAATGGTTTTCCTATTGGTGCAATTTCCATAGCACCACAATTCAAACCGTCTTTCGGTATGTTGGGAACGACATTTGGCGGTAATCCTTTGGCTTGTGCTGCAGCATTAGCTGTTTTAGAAGTGATTGAAAATGAAGGTTTGATTGAAAAAGCAAAATCACGTGGTACTTATTTGCTCAATAGATTGAAAGCTATTGACGGCATCGAAAATGTACGTGGTAAAGGTTTAATGATTGGTTTCGACGTGCCAGATGAAATCAAAAACTTGAAAAAACATTTGTTTGATGAGTTTCAAGTCTTCACAGGTGAAGCTAAACCAAATGTGATCAGATTGCTTCCGTCTCTTGCTATTTCACGCAAACAAGTAGATGAGTTTATCGATGCTTTGCAAGAAAGCATTGTGGAATTGAAAGAAGTAACAGAAATTAATTAA
- a CDS encoding TonB-dependent receptor, whose translation MKFQSKTKIAFAPLLCLAMHSFAQQTITGNVQTRDKSPINAASVTIKGTDKTFITDSLGNFTITTPVSTPFTLQVSSVGYIKKEWEVKDIHKPIDITLDLNDNLYEVVITSRRRSETAQSVPIPITVIGGAHAADAGAFNVERLKELVPSVQFYSSTPRNTTLNIRGLGSVFGLTNDGIDPGVGFYVDGVYYARPAATCIDFIDIDRIEVLRGPQGTLFGKNTTAGAFNITSKAPTFTPDAKVEVSYGNYNFVQAKATVSGRLANKLAGRISFSGTQRNGTILNTATETPVNTLNNLGVRGQLLYTPSTKTKITLIGDATRQRPNGYALVFGGVVPTLRSSFRQFNSIIKDLGYTVPYTNPFDRKIDQNTPARADNNLGGLSVNVDSKIGFGTLTSTTAWRYWKWNPSNDRDYTGLDALSKSQGNSKHHQWSQELRYAGNISDKVSGVLGVFYLGQNLESDPVQTEEVGADYWRFAQQSATGNGAYWSEYKDLVDGYGIKTYNRIKSVSAAIFTNIDWKVTNNFHIQPGVRYNYDSKNVVYSRTTYGGQTQAELGVSDAVWSILDSMKQSVYSNQAFAFKAHESNFSGQITANYIVNNKINAYATFATSYKPLGVNVGGLPTGSDGQPLTDLAKVKPEKVYNYEIGVKTSPTGNSTLNISLFNTDIKDYQTNVQSPELGVNRGYLANAEKVRVRGAELEGNARFQNVTFFGALSYTDGKYVKFDNAPLPLEETGLKDAAGNSVYYTDISGQRLPGISKWSGSLGGELTTNGGQLFGTEGKFFLAIESSARSGFSSSPTPSKYLNIAGYALFNARLGFRAYKGVTIFVWGRNILNKNYFEQFLVAGGNAGQYGAVLGDPRTYGVTLRFGLN comes from the coding sequence ATGAAATTTCAATCTAAAACAAAAATTGCTTTTGCGCCACTACTATGCCTTGCAATGCATTCATTTGCGCAGCAGACGATTACTGGTAATGTACAAACACGAGACAAGAGCCCAATAAATGCAGCGTCAGTAACGATTAAGGGAACGGACAAAACCTTTATCACAGATTCTTTAGGAAATTTTACGATTACAACTCCCGTTTCCACTCCTTTTACTTTACAAGTAAGTTCTGTAGGATATATCAAAAAAGAATGGGAGGTCAAGGACATTCATAAACCGATTGACATCACACTCGATCTCAACGATAATCTATACGAAGTCGTAATTACTTCTCGTCGTAGAAGTGAAACAGCTCAGAGCGTACCGATTCCGATTACGGTGATAGGTGGTGCGCATGCAGCGGATGCTGGCGCATTCAATGTGGAGCGTTTGAAAGAATTGGTTCCAAGCGTGCAATTTTACTCTTCCACACCACGTAATACAACGTTGAATATTCGTGGGCTTGGTTCCGTCTTTGGATTAACCAATGATGGTATTGACCCTGGAGTGGGATTTTATGTGGATGGCGTATATTATGCACGTCCAGCCGCAACTTGTATAGATTTTATAGATATTGATAGAATTGAAGTTCTGCGTGGACCACAAGGAACGTTATTTGGTAAAAATACAACCGCTGGTGCATTTAATATTACCTCAAAAGCTCCCACTTTTACGCCAGATGCAAAAGTAGAAGTAAGTTACGGAAATTATAATTTTGTCCAAGCAAAAGCAACCGTTTCAGGTCGGCTTGCGAATAAATTAGCAGGAAGAATATCTTTTTCGGGTACACAGAGAAATGGTACAATTTTAAATACCGCAACAGAAACGCCAGTTAATACGCTAAACAATTTGGGCGTTAGAGGACAATTACTTTACACCCCTTCAACTAAAACTAAAATTACCCTTATCGGTGATGCAACTCGTCAACGCCCGAATGGATATGCTTTAGTTTTCGGTGGAGTGGTTCCTACGTTACGCTCCTCTTTTAGACAATTTAATAGTATTATCAAAGATTTGGGATATACAGTTCCTTATACGAATCCTTTTGATAGAAAAATAGATCAAAATACGCCTGCGCGAGCAGATAATAATCTAGGTGGATTATCTGTAAATGTAGATAGTAAAATTGGCTTTGGAACATTGACATCAACCACAGCATGGCGTTATTGGAAATGGAATCCTTCCAATGATCGCGACTATACAGGCTTGGATGCATTGAGTAAATCACAAGGAAATTCGAAACATCATCAATGGTCACAAGAATTACGCTATGCAGGTAATATTTCGGACAAAGTGAGTGGGGTTTTAGGTGTATTCTATTTAGGACAAAATTTAGAGTCTGATCCTGTACAGACGGAAGAAGTAGGCGCAGATTACTGGAGATTTGCACAGCAATCGGCGACTGGAAATGGTGCTTATTGGAGCGAATATAAAGATTTAGTAGATGGTTATGGTATCAAAACTTATAATAGAATTAAATCTGTCAGCGCAGCAATATTTACCAATATAGATTGGAAAGTTACTAACAATTTTCATATTCAACCTGGCGTGAGGTACAACTATGATTCCAAAAATGTAGTGTATAGTCGTACGACTTATGGCGGACAGACACAAGCAGAACTTGGCGTTAGTGATGCCGTTTGGAGTATTTTAGACTCTATGAAACAATCTGTATATAGTAATCAGGCATTTGCATTTAAAGCACATGAAAGTAATTTCTCTGGGCAAATTACCGCAAACTATATTGTAAATAATAAAATCAATGCTTACGCAACGTTTGCAACAAGTTACAAACCGCTTGGCGTTAATGTTGGAGGTTTGCCAACAGGATCAGACGGTCAACCACTGACAGATCTTGCAAAAGTAAAACCAGAGAAAGTATATAACTATGAAATAGGTGTAAAAACCTCGCCTACGGGAAATAGTACGTTGAATATATCTTTATTCAATACAGATATTAAAGATTACCAAACCAATGTACAATCACCAGAATTGGGCGTTAATAGAGGCTATCTTGCCAATGCAGAGAAGGTTAGAGTACGCGGTGCAGAGTTGGAAGGAAATGCTCGTTTCCAAAATGTCACTTTCTTTGGTGCACTTTCTTATACTGATGGCAAATATGTAAAATTTGACAATGCACCATTGCCGCTGGAAGAGACAGGATTGAAGGATGCTGCAGGTAACTCCGTTTACTACACCGATATTTCTGGTCAAAGATTACCCGGTATTTCTAAATGGTCTGGATCATTGGGTGGCGAACTCACTACAAATGGCGGACAATTATTCGGCACAGAAGGTAAATTCTTTTTAGCTATTGAGTCTTCTGCACGCAGCGGTTTTTCCTCTAGTCCAACACCATCAAAATATTTGAATATTGCAGGCTATGCATTATTCAATGCCAGACTTGGTTTCAGAGCATACAAAGGAGTGACTATATTCGTTTGGGGACGTAATATTTTGAATAAAAACTATTTTGAACAATTCCTAGTTGCTGGCGGCAACGCGGGGCAATATGGAGCTGTACTTGGAGATCCGAGAACTTATGGCGTTACATTGCGATTTGGATTAAATTAA
- a CDS encoding WG repeat-containing protein codes for MKYLFLSFCFLFALNHVLAQQFYIPYEHNGKYGLTDEKFQSIITPAIYDKIEPIADSLFVVTVNKKSGIINNYGKLIIPIQYSSFSTSNYIGTPKLYRNFLIIAYLNKKEIYYDFYGNHKPEIKKVPFSLYGKPSTSYCGGPNINFPPFLFMGYNKKYGLLKHSKIQSTVAKFDTIIAPLYDTIYVLESRYSHFHKIEDEPVLSSIYVIKKNDSMGLVEISGKTLLKSGNYDSIYKIDNHIIEFRCKLRKLWGTLFMNNQDFFEIKPLFREIISRYGYYENYHLNSVKPWKLYYKLLTNIFLVKDESGNTYYENLQTGFKYQN; via the coding sequence ATGAAATACTTATTTCTGTCCTTTTGCTTTCTATTTGCTTTGAACCATGTATTGGCTCAGCAATTTTATATTCCCTACGAGCATAATGGAAAATATGGATTGACAGATGAAAAATTTCAATCTATAATCACACCAGCTATTTATGACAAAATAGAGCCAATTGCAGATTCATTATTTGTAGTTACCGTAAATAAAAAAAGTGGAATTATTAACAACTATGGAAAGCTTATTATTCCAATTCAGTATTCTTCTTTTTCTACATCCAATTATATTGGTACGCCAAAGCTTTACAGGAATTTTCTGATAATTGCCTATTTGAATAAAAAAGAAATTTATTATGATTTCTATGGAAACCATAAACCTGAAATAAAAAAAGTACCATTTAGCTTGTATGGCAAACCTAGTACTTCATATTGCGGAGGTCCCAATATTAATTTTCCTCCATTTTTGTTTATGGGTTATAATAAAAAATATGGATTATTGAAACATAGCAAAATTCAAAGTACGGTTGCTAAATTCGATACCATCATTGCTCCACTCTATGATACCATCTACGTGTTAGAATCTCGATATTCGCATTTTCATAAAATAGAAGATGAGCCCGTACTGTCATCGATATACGTAATCAAAAAAAATGACTCTATGGGCTTAGTAGAAATATCAGGGAAAACACTTTTAAAAAGTGGTAACTACGATTCAATATACAAGATCGATAATCACATAATTGAATTTCGATGTAAACTGCGCAAACTTTGGGGTACATTATTCATGAATAATCAAGATTTCTTTGAAATAAAACCCTTATTTCGAGAAATCATTTCAAGATACGGTTATTATGAAAACTATCATTTGAATAGCGTAAAACCATGGAAGCTTTACTATAAACTTCTTACAAATATCTTTTTGGTAAAAGACGAAAGCGGGAATACTTATTATGAAAATTTACAAACGGGTTTCAAATATCAAAATTAA